The candidate division TA06 bacterium DNA window TCGTCCCAGGTAGTTCTTTCTTTTATGGCGCCTAAAGGTCAAAGCTATGATTTAAAAGTTTATGATTTAGCCGGAAGATTAGTAAAAAAAATAGAGGAAGGCGTTGGCGAAGGGCGATACATTACAGCCATTTGGATGGGAATAAATATGGATGGCAGGATGGTCTCTGAGGGCACTTATTTTGTTGTATTGCATTCAGAAGGCCGTAAAACATCACGAAAAATAACCCGATTTAAATGAAGATAATTGCTTTAGCGGTATGCATTTTTAGCATAGTTGCGCCAGCCTATGCACGTATAGCTAAGTTCAAAAGCGAGAAGGTTGTAGTTACTATAAATTCAGGCTGGGCTGCGGTTAATGGGGTTTATTGGATGCAGGCCCAGAGAGCGCCCGCCAGGTTGAATATTTTTTATCCGTTTCCCAAAGGACGATGGAATTTTCCGGAAAATGTTAAAGCCAGTTCAATAAGCCAAAGCGGTAATATTTCTGAACTTAAAGTGATGGTCAGTCCGGATTCTGATGGAGTCTATTTTAACTTAGTGTTCCCGGATACTTTCTTGCTCCAATTACAGGTCTCCTATCGGCAAGCATTAAAAGGAAACGAATTTTGTTATATACTCAAAAGCACTCAAGAATGGGGATTGCCATTGGAGCGGGCAGAATTTGAAATAAGCATTCCGGTAAATTTAAAAAGACAAAATATAAACTATAAGCCCGATTCGATCATTGTTGAAGAAAAACGATTTATTTATAAAATTGTCAGGAAATCTTTTTTGCCCAAAGAGGATATTTGGATAAGGTGGGAAAAATAAGAGGGGCCGCAAACGGCCCCTCTTATTTATTGTCAACATTTACAGATTACTGGGGAACCAGGGTTATCAGCACTATCTCGCTTCTGGACCCTATCCTCATCGGCGGGCCCCAGGTGCCTACCCCGGGGGAGACGTATATCTGAAACTCACCATCCTGGCCGTACCCGCTGTAAAACTTGTAAGCCAGGGGGATAAAAAGCGAGAAGGGAAATATCTGCCCGTTATGGGTGTGTCCCGAAAGCTGCAGGTCGATTCCGGATCTTTGGGCATCTTCAATTTCCAATGGTATGTGATAAAGCAAGACCGAGGGTTTCTGTTTGTCCCGGTTCAACTTTGCGGTTAGTTCCAGCAGGGCAGGGTTGTTTTTCGAATTGCCCCGGGGCGAATCCACTCCAAAAATCTGCAAACCGCTGCACTCGGCTGCTTCGTTCCGCAGCACCCGGACACCGGTTTTGGCCACTAAGGCCGTGGTTATGTCAATGCCCTCATAAATCTCGTGGTTGCCGGTAACGAAGAAGGCCGGAGCCTGCAATTTTTCCAGGGGCTGCACTAATTTGTAACCGGGCTTGGCCGAACCGTCGAACAAATCCCCGGCAATGGCCACCAGATCGGGGTTTAAGGCATTGGTCCGGTCCACGATCTTTTGCAGGTATTTGGGCCCGTAAACCGCCCCCACGTGAATATCCGTGAGCAGGGCGATGGTCACTTTCGGCTCTTTAAAGTTTTTAAGCCCGATGGTGGCCTCCGTGGTCCTGATGACTGCGGCGTTGATTATGCCGTAAACCCCGATCAGCACGGTCACCCATAGGGAGGCCCAGCCCCAAACCCTGGGGGGCAGGGGATGGGAGGCCAGTCTGAATAAAAGCTCGGCCAAGTGCAACATTCCGAAAACCCCCAGGCCCAGGAAAACAAAGCCGAACCAGGCCGCGGCCAGCCCATAGAAAGGCCGGATCAGCGGTCCATCCACAGTGCGCGATAGAAACATGGCCAGGGGAAAGCAAAGGGCCAGCAAGAAAAAAGCCGTCAAAAGCCAGCCGGTCCTGGAAAGAGCAAACGAAGAAACGATCCTGCGGTATAAATAAAAGTGTATCAACAATAATATGGAAATAATAACCAGCAATACTAAAACG harbors:
- a CDS encoding metallophosphoesterase yields the protein MLRTIIFVLVLLVIISILLLIHFYLYRRIVSSFALSRTGWLLTAFFLLALCFPLAMFLSRTVDGPLIRPFYGLAAAWFGFVFLGLGVFGMLHLAELLFRLASHPLPPRVWGWASLWVTVLIGVYGIINAAVIRTTEATIGLKNFKEPKVTIALLTDIHVGAVYGPKYLQKIVDRTNALNPDLVAIAGDLFDGSAKPGYKLVQPLEKLQAPAFFVTGNHEIYEGIDITTALVAKTGVRVLRNEAAECSGLQIFGVDSPRGNSKNNPALLELTAKLNRDKQKPSVLLYHIPLEIEDAQRSGIDLQLSGHTHNGQIFPFSLFIPLAYKFYSGYGQDGEFQIYVSPGVGTWGPPMRIGSRSEIVLITLVPQ